Part of the Vigna angularis cultivar LongXiaoDou No.4 chromosome 1, ASM1680809v1, whole genome shotgun sequence genome, AGGTTGACTGTATTTTCAATTCTTCAAAGCAAGTGAGTTCTCTTCGAAAGATTTTGACTTTATATTCATCTTCCAACAACCGTCAGACGGTCTTTGCCAGTGCATCTATACCACAGCATAACCGATTTATTCATGACTCTGTGCAGCAAAAATGGACAAAGGTATGTTGGTCCTATTGTGTGTCTGTCTTTTAGGTACCGTAAACTTTCTCTCTGacttctttatttgtttttcagaGAGATGTGGTCCATATTCATGTCAGTGCAGTGGAGCCCATGCCATCTCGCCTATATCATAGATTTATAgtaagaaatattgtttattgaataaataaacCTTTTGTATCTCTAATTCTACCATGCAAAAATGTATGCGTCTTTCTCTTTCAATGCTTGGTTAGCATATCTGCCTGTCACCCTTAGATATTGgaaatttgtatttaaaattgtttaaacttCAACTTTTTGTTAGTCACTTGTTCATTAAGTACTTTGCTATTAACTAAATTCTTTTGCTACTTCAATTATCAGAGATGtgaaaccaaaagaaaattacaaaccCTGTTATCCTTGTTACAATCTGATGCACCTGAGTCTGGCATTATATTTGTTGCTGAGCAGGTATGCTAAGAACTTTCTTCTCCTCCTTCAATTAGATTATGCAATAAAAATTTTGCATCAATGAGATTATGCAATAACAATTTTGCATCAATGAGATTATGCAGTCAGTAGGTACCGATCTGGGAGTAGAGGAagtttactttaaattttaaacatttaacgTTAATATATGCCTTACTTTCCTTTACAAATTTTCGGTATTCCCACGCATGAGAAACagtataaattgtataattatcATTCCCTGATAAAATACTTTCCCATGTTGTTTGCTATTATCTGCTGGTACTGTTGGATTAGTAattgccttttttttttaccaGTTTTGCATGTGTTAACCATTTGACATTTATATTCTAGTAGTTGTTATTGTCATTAGTGCTTGAGCTGTTGAACAGTTTCTCAGATCAAGATCCTCTAGATTGCAAGGTTCGCTTTAGAGAGTAATTGCATTGTTGATGATCATTGATTCAAATCTTGTTTAGTTTTGACAAAATACGAGCACCTGGGTGACAAACTATAGATTTAGTATAACTATGGTTTTCCCATGAGGTCCTTTCTTCTGTTATGATAATTTCCCTGTAACCCTGCTTAAAGTTCATATTTATAGGACTTGGTTATCTATTGATCATTACTTAACAGTTAGTGCCCTTCAAATGATTAGCCCATATATCTACATTTAATATCTGTTAGACTTAGTCATGTGTTATGTGAAATATATCGACTAAATATTACATATTCTGTTATAAAGTCTGAGAAGTCCAAAAAGGCTGGAAAGGCTCCATCAACGTCCCTTCTGATTGACTTTTTGAAGACATCATACCAAGGTGATTTGGATGTCCTCCTCCTTGAAGACAAAATGAATTTCAATTCACGAGCAGCTTCACTGCTTGTAAGTGCCATTCAGTGGATTGATATTGATATGAGTATTTTTTGGTAATCCCCTAGTCATCTGTTCCCTGTGCATTTTTTACCACTGTATTCTGCATCTCAATTCATTTTAACAGTCATCCTTCAGTCTAAATTGTAGCTGGTTTCGAAATAAGTTTGgattataatttatagttaatttttaataaaaccttGGCAAGAATAGTAGCAACACATTCTCCTTTCCTATCGGATGAATATCATGTGGGTCTTGCTCTGTGACTCTCATTCTCCATTTGGTGGATCCTACTCCCAAACTAGTGGACGCacataattacaattaataGGAAATAGTGTGTTGAAAAGTGTTAAAAGGTGTGTTGGTAGCACTCTTCAGCCTTGAATCCTTGACATTATTTCCTTGCCCTTGGCAAATAAATCAGTCAACCAAAATTTAAGGGAACTCCGATGGGTATTGGCTGGGGATGATGACATTGACTACAAGTGGGGAAAATTTAGTTCAAGAGTCACCCCAGTCGTTTGCCTAAAACTTACTAGATTTCGAATTCTTAGTTTGACTTCTATTTAAGCCTTGTTCTTTAGCCTCTCGGAGGTGGTAGCATTAAAATGtgtattttgtgaataaatgaCAAGTTAAAATTGAATGGGGAAATGGTTGGTAACAGCAGTATGTTGTTTCTTTGATTCAGGAGGTTAGAAAAGGAGGTGGATATCTTCTTGTAGCAACAGATATAGCTGCTAGGGGGGTTGACCTTCCAGAAATGTCTCACATTTACAACTTTGATCTGCCAAGGACTGCAGTTGATTATCTTCATCGAGCAGGCCGAACATGTAGGAAGCCTTTTTCTGACATCAATTGTACTGTTACCAGCATTATTGTTCCAGATGAGCGATTTGTTCTGCAGAGATATGAA contains:
- the LOC108323707 gene encoding DEAD-box ATP-dependent RNA helicase 58, chloroplastic isoform X3, which produces MQVTKVARTLAAKPTGVDGEHKSCSIMALLDGGTLKRQKTWLKAEPPTIVVATVGSLCQMLERHTFSLETVRVLIVDEVDCIFNSSKQVSSLRKILTLYSSSNNRQTVFASASIPQHNRFIHDSVQQKWTKRDVVHIHVSAVEPMPSRLYHRFIRCETKRKLQTLLSLLQSDAPESGIIFVAEQSEKSKKAGKAPSTSLLIDFLKTSYQGDLDVLLLEDKMNFNSRAASLLEVRKGGGYLLVATDIAARGVDLPEMSHIYNFDLPRTAVDYLHRAGRTCRKPFSDINCTVTSIIVPDERFVLQRYENELMFDCEELIIP